ACGTGCTGGGAGCGCGCGACACGGCATCCTTCGAGGACCGTCTCGAGCGTGACTGGTGGCCGGCGCTGCGCGAACGGCACCCGCTGGGCTCCGCCCGGCCCGGCAGCGCCGACGAGGCCCTCGTACGTCGACTGCACGCGCCGCCCCGGACCCCGGCGACCGTCACCCGCACCCACCCCTCGCACCTGCACATCGACCTGCTGCCGGCGTGGCAGTCGGGCGGGTGGGGGCGCCGGCTCATCGACCACCTGCTCGGGCAGCTGCGCGCGGCCGGGTCGCCGGGGGTGCACCTCGAGGTCGCCACCGCCAACGAGCGGGCCGTCGGGTTCTACCGCCACCTCGGGTTCGAGC
This is a stretch of genomic DNA from Terracoccus luteus. It encodes these proteins:
- a CDS encoding GNAT family N-acetyltransferase; amino-acid sequence: MLRGARPSDGPALDAVCLRTGDNGADATARFDDPRLIGAIWAAPYLAFEPGLATVIDVGDTESTAPGVGAAVDAADGIGGYVLGARDTASFEDRLERDWWPALRERHPLGSARPGSADEALVRRLHAPPRTPATVTRTHPSHLHIDLLPAWQSGGWGRRLIDHLLGQLRAAGSPGVHLEVATANERAVGFYRHLGFEPLQPGPPTGDRAGLVLGRRLR